A section of the Rhodospirillaceae bacterium genome encodes:
- a CDS encoding pitrilysin family protein translates to MTETAQVTTLPGGLRIATDAMPQVESVSCGVWIDAGARHEPAEVNGVSHLLEHMMFKGTARRSAQDIADEIEAVGGHINAWTSREATAFFCKTLKGDLSLAVDILGDIVQHSLFDEAELARERDVVLQEIGQAMDTPDDIIFDHFQRTAYPDQALGRPVLGDPAIVGSFPRDRLDGYHKSNYTAPRAVVAAAGNLEHESFAAMVEDRFAALAAGSRRAPEPARYDGGDYREERDLEQLHLLLGFRGAAHADDDYFAAMMHSAILGGGMSSRLFQEVREKRGLVYSVNSHNTAYADTGLYGIYAGTGPDRAAELAPVVLDQLADLARGAGPEELARARAQARAGLLMSRESTGARCEQLAHHMMVYGRPLPPAEILQKIDAVDEAAVGAFGEKLLAGPLTCAALGPAGDLEPYDAMAARLVA, encoded by the coding sequence ATGACAGAAACCGCGCAGGTCACGACGCTTCCCGGCGGTCTGCGGATCGCGACCGACGCCATGCCCCAGGTCGAGTCCGTGTCCTGCGGCGTCTGGATCGACGCCGGCGCGCGCCACGAGCCGGCCGAGGTCAACGGCGTGTCCCATCTGCTCGAACACATGATGTTCAAGGGCACGGCGCGCCGCAGCGCGCAGGATATCGCCGACGAGATCGAGGCGGTCGGCGGCCATATCAACGCCTGGACGTCGCGCGAGGCGACGGCGTTCTTCTGCAAGACGCTGAAGGGCGACCTGTCGCTCGCCGTCGACATCCTCGGCGACATCGTCCAGCACAGCCTGTTCGACGAGGCGGAGCTGGCGCGCGAGCGGGATGTCGTGCTGCAGGAAATCGGCCAGGCAATGGATACGCCGGACGACATCATCTTCGACCATTTCCAGCGAACCGCCTATCCGGACCAGGCGCTCGGCCGGCCCGTGCTGGGCGATCCGGCAATCGTCGGCAGCTTCCCGCGCGACCGGCTCGACGGCTATCACAAGTCCAACTACACCGCGCCCCGGGCGGTCGTGGCCGCCGCCGGCAACCTGGAGCATGAGAGCTTCGCCGCGATGGTCGAAGACCGGTTCGCGGCGTTGGCGGCCGGCAGCCGGCGCGCGCCCGAACCGGCACGCTACGACGGGGGCGACTATCGCGAAGAGCGCGATCTGGAGCAGCTTCACCTGCTGCTCGGTTTCCGCGGCGCGGCTCACGCGGACGACGATTATTTCGCCGCCATGATGCATTCGGCCATCCTCGGCGGCGGCATGTCGTCCCGCCTGTTCCAGGAGGTGCGGGAAAAGCGCGGGCTGGTCTATTCGGTCAACAGCCACAACACCGCCTATGCCGACACCGGCCTCTACGGCATCTATGCCGGCACCGGACCCGACCGGGCGGCGGAGCTGGCGCCGGTCGTGCTCGACCAGCTGGCCGACCTCGCCCGGGGCGCCGGACCGGAGGAGCTGGCCCGGGCCAGGGCGCAGGCCCGCGCCGGCCTGCTGATGTCGCGGGAAAGCACGGGCGCGCGCTGCGAGCAACTTGCGCACCACATGATGGTTTACGGGCGGCCGCTGCCGCCGGCGGAGATCCTGCAGAAAATCGATGCGGTCGACGAAGCGGCGGTCGGCGCGTTCGGCGAAAAGCTGCTCGCCGGCCCGCTGACCTGCGCGGCGCTGGGCCCGGCCGGCGACCTGGAGCCTTACGATGCGATGGCGGCGCGGCTCGTTGCTTGA
- a CDS encoding YqgE/AlgH family protein, with protein sequence MTIPGSTASANPWLTGRLLIAMPGMADPRFAHTVIYMCAHSGDGAMGLVVNKRSDSIVFKELLEQVGVDDCTIQRDIPVHIGGPVETARGFVLHGGGYSHTGTMAVSDGIGLTASVDILREVAAGGGPDHCLLALGYSGWGAGQLEQEIQQNGWLTADADVSLVFGADLDEDRWRTAIGTLGIDPSMLSSTAGHA encoded by the coding sequence ATGACGATTCCGGGTTCGACCGCAAGCGCCAATCCCTGGCTTACCGGACGGCTGCTGATCGCCATGCCCGGCATGGCGGACCCGCGCTTCGCCCACACCGTCATCTACATGTGCGCCCATTCCGGCGACGGCGCCATGGGCCTCGTCGTCAACAAGCGCTCGGACAGCATCGTCTTCAAGGAACTGCTGGAGCAGGTCGGCGTCGACGACTGCACGATCCAGCGCGACATCCCGGTCCATATCGGCGGGCCGGTCGAGACGGCGCGCGGATTCGTGCTCCACGGCGGCGGTTACAGCCACACGGGCACGATGGCGGTCAGCGACGGCATCGGCCTCACAGCGTCGGTCGATATCCTGCGCGAGGTCGCGGCCGGCGGCGGGCCGGATCACTGCCTGCTCGCCCTCGGCTATTCCGGCTGGGGCGCCGGACAGCTCGAACAGGAAATCCAGCAGAACGGCTGGCTGACCGCCGACGCCGACGTATCCCTGGTCTTCGGCGCCGACCTGGACGAAGACCGCTGGCGCACCGCCATCGGCACGCTCGGCATCGATCCCAGCATGCTGTCCAGCACCGCCGGCCACGCCTGA
- a CDS encoding multidrug effflux MFS transporter, with translation MTVRAKAAFFLVLMLMAAAGSFSMQVFLPALPEIQRYFGSSQSFVQLTLSLSMVAIAVSTLFYGPLSDRFGRKPVLVGGMGLFLAGSLLSTFAPSVTLLIVGRVAQAAGGAAGMVLSRAIVRDVYGAAEAPKAINYLTMAMVIAPMIAPVVGGFLTEGFGWRANFAATAVLALLVGALVVGLLHETFPSAARARSRDGSIVRSALGGLRQVARSRRFWGYTLISAFSMAIFFAFVAGAPYLMNGLLKRPPSEYGLWFLGIPGMFAVGSFTATRLLNTLGLDRSVMLGAILGALVLAVAALLFGVFALTPALLFVPAYAISFFQGLIIPNGVAGAINSSPGAFGAASGLVAFVQMTVSAAAAQLSGTVTGDSVWPLVAIMAACACLVLLLLPLLRSRPAVAEPAAVSPADSG, from the coding sequence ATGACCGTCAGAGCCAAAGCGGCCTTTTTCCTGGTCCTGATGCTGATGGCGGCAGCGGGCTCCTTTTCGATGCAGGTCTTCCTGCCGGCGCTACCGGAAATCCAGCGCTACTTCGGGTCGAGCCAGTCCTTCGTCCAGCTCACGCTCAGCCTGTCGATGGTGGCGATCGCCGTTTCGACCCTGTTCTACGGTCCGTTGTCCGACCGTTTCGGCCGCAAGCCGGTGCTGGTCGGCGGCATGGGCCTGTTCCTTGCCGGCAGCCTGCTTTCCACTTTCGCGCCGTCGGTCACCCTGCTGATCGTGGGGCGGGTCGCGCAGGCCGCCGGCGGCGCTGCCGGCATGGTCCTGAGCCGCGCCATCGTCCGCGATGTCTACGGCGCCGCCGAAGCGCCGAAGGCGATAAACTACCTGACGATGGCGATGGTGATCGCGCCGATGATCGCGCCGGTGGTCGGCGGGTTTCTCACCGAAGGCTTCGGCTGGCGGGCGAATTTTGCCGCAACCGCCGTGCTCGCCCTGCTGGTCGGCGCCCTTGTCGTCGGGTTGCTGCACGAGACCTTTCCCTCCGCAGCGCGCGCCCGTTCCCGCGACGGATCGATCGTCCGGTCGGCGCTGGGCGGCCTGCGCCAGGTCGCGCGGTCGCGGCGGTTCTGGGGCTATACGCTGATCTCGGCCTTCAGCATGGCGATCTTCTTCGCCTTCGTCGCCGGCGCGCCCTACCTGATGAACGGGCTGCTGAAACGCCCGCCGAGTGAATACGGTTTGTGGTTCCTGGGCATTCCCGGCATGTTTGCCGTGGGGAGCTTCACCGCGACACGGCTTCTGAACACGCTGGGCCTCGACCGCTCGGTCATGCTGGGTGCGATTCTGGGCGCGTTGGTCCTGGCCGTCGCGGCCCTGCTGTTCGGCGTGTTCGCCCTCACGCCGGCCCTGTTGTTCGTGCCGGCCTACGCCATCTCTTTCTTCCAGGGGCTTATCATCCCCAACGGCGTCGCCGGCGCGATCAATTCCAGCCCCGGCGCCTTCGGCGCGGCGTCCGGCCTGGTCGCGTTCGTCCAGATGACGGTGAGCGCCGCCGCAGCGCAGCTTTCGGGCACCGTCACCGGAGACAGCGTCTGGCCGCTCGTCGCCATCATGGCGGCGTGCGCCTGCCTGGTCCTGCTGCTGCTGCCGCTGCTTCGCAGCCGGCCGGCTGTGGCGGAGCCAGCGGCCGTGTCACCGGCCGACAGCGGCTGA
- a CDS encoding protein-disulfide reductase DsbD family protein — MPAAAAPAAESPWADGLEGRLRLVGGGGAGDSRWLGLTMDLKPGWKIFWRSPGAPGLPPVLDWQGSRNLKSARIVWPTPEIFTSFGFRARGFGGRFTLPIRATVRDADAALEARVAVLYQLCKDVCIPVEAMLALAVPPKAAPHPAIVAARARVPKQAGDGFAVWRAERRGRALSVQIRHRSRTFAKPVILVEAPRGVRLGRTGPVTAGAGGRVGVSIPILGKRPVPKDFSVRVTLIDGAGAWEKTVPVSAAVGR; from the coding sequence ATGCCTGCCGCCGCGGCGCCGGCGGCCGAGTCGCCTTGGGCAGACGGGCTGGAGGGTCGGCTACGGCTCGTCGGCGGCGGCGGTGCGGGCGACAGCCGCTGGCTGGGCCTGACCATGGATCTCAAACCGGGCTGGAAGATCTTCTGGCGCTCGCCGGGCGCGCCGGGGCTGCCGCCGGTCCTGGACTGGCAGGGTTCCCGGAACCTGAAATCGGCGCGGATCGTCTGGCCGACGCCGGAGATTTTCACCAGCTTCGGCTTCCGGGCCCGGGGCTTCGGCGGCCGCTTCACCCTGCCGATCCGCGCGACGGTTCGGGATGCGGACGCCGCCCTGGAAGCGCGCGTCGCGGTGCTGTACCAGCTCTGCAAGGATGTCTGCATCCCGGTCGAGGCAATGCTCGCGCTCGCCGTTCCGCCCAAGGCCGCGCCGCACCCGGCCATCGTTGCGGCGCGTGCCCGGGTGCCGAAACAGGCCGGCGACGGCTTTGCGGTCTGGCGGGCCGAGCGGCGCGGGCGCGCCTTGAGCGTGCAAATCCGCCATCGCAGTCGAACTTTCGCCAAGCCGGTCATCCTCGTCGAAGCGCCAAGGGGCGTTCGGCTGGGCAGGACCGGCCCGGTGACGGCGGGCGCCGGTGGCCGGGTCGGCGTCTCGATCCCGATCCTGGGCAAGCGCCCGGTTCCAAAAGACTTCAGCGTCCGGGTGACGTTGATCGACGGCGCCGGCGCCTGGGAAAAAACCGTCCCGGTTTCAGCCGCTGTCGGCCGGTGA
- a CDS encoding aquaporin family protein has protein sequence MTFSLARKLAAEALGTAFLLATVVGSGIMAETLAGGNVALALLGNTVATGAILMVLILIFGPVSGAHFNPAVTLAFLIRREIGTRDAAVYIVVQIAAGLAGVLVAHLMFGEPAFAASVNSRTGIGQWTGEFVATFGLVATILGTVRFRPEATAYAVGLFISAGYWFTSSTSFANPAVTIARSLTDSFSGILPAHAPGFILAQLAGAVAATLVFGWLLKERSG, from the coding sequence ATGACCTTCTCCCTCGCCCGGAAACTCGCCGCCGAAGCCCTCGGCACCGCCTTTCTGCTCGCAACGGTCGTCGGCTCGGGAATCATGGCGGAGACGCTGGCCGGCGGCAACGTGGCGCTCGCCCTGCTGGGCAATACGGTGGCGACGGGCGCGATCCTGATGGTGCTGATCCTGATCTTCGGCCCGGTCTCGGGCGCCCATTTCAACCCGGCGGTCACGCTCGCCTTCCTGATCCGGCGCGAAATCGGCACGCGCGACGCGGCGGTCTACATCGTTGTCCAGATCGCCGCCGGGCTGGCCGGCGTGCTGGTCGCCCATCTGATGTTCGGCGAGCCGGCCTTCGCCGCCTCGGTCAACAGCCGGACCGGCATCGGCCAGTGGACCGGCGAGTTCGTCGCCACATTCGGGCTCGTGGCGACCATCCTGGGCACGGTCCGCTTCCGCCCGGAGGCGACGGCCTACGCCGTCGGCCTGTTCATCTCGGCCGGCTACTGGTTCACCTCATCGACCTCCTTCGCCAATCCGGCGGTCACGATCGCCCGCAGCCTGACCGACAGTTTCTCCGGCATCCTGCCGGCCCACGCGCCGGGCTTTATCCTGGCCCAGCTTGCGGGCGCGGTCGCGGCAACGCTCGTCTTCGGCTGGCTCCTCAAGGAACGCAGCGGCTGA
- a CDS encoding VOC family protein, with the protein MKRLHVHLNVADLDKTVQFYRTLFGAAPDKLKNDYAQWMLDEPAVNFAVSTQKCCDGEGGGVSHLGIQVEDDDSLKAITRALTDAEQSVFEEKENLCCYAKGNKTWASDPDGVVWETFHRLAHSDTIGRDDARDAEIGALHDRAAL; encoded by the coding sequence ATGAAACGCCTGCATGTGCATCTGAACGTCGCGGACCTGGACAAGACGGTGCAGTTCTACCGGACCCTGTTCGGCGCCGCGCCGGACAAGCTGAAGAACGACTACGCCCAGTGGATGCTCGACGAGCCGGCGGTCAATTTTGCCGTCTCGACGCAGAAATGCTGCGACGGCGAAGGCGGCGGCGTCTCCCATCTCGGCATCCAGGTCGAGGACGACGACAGCCTGAAGGCGATCACCCGCGCGCTGACCGACGCCGAGCAGTCCGTCTTCGAGGAGAAGGAAAACCTCTGCTGCTACGCCAAAGGCAACAAGACCTGGGCGTCTGATCCCGACGGCGTGGTCTGGGAAACCTTCCACCGGCTCGCCCATTCCGACACGATCGGCCGCGACGACGCCCGGGACGCGGAAATCGGCGCCCTGCACGACCGGGCGGCGCTGTAG